In Cherax quadricarinatus isolate ZL_2023a chromosome 19, ASM3850222v1, whole genome shotgun sequence, the following are encoded in one genomic region:
- the LOC128688164 gene encoding uncharacterized protein translates to MKLLSLILCITLVLSAVLAVSVAMPEAIPDPAAIADANPNPDPAASADPWKKKGGRCCGGGYRRGYGGYRRGYWGR, encoded by the coding sequence CTATCATTGATACTTTGCATCACACTGGTCCTGAGTGCCGTGCTAGCGGTAAGTGTGGCTATGCCAGAGGCCATCCCCGACCCGGCAGCTATCGCCGATGCGAACCCAAACCCCGATCCGGCGGCTAGCGCCGACCCCTGGAAGAAGAAGGGTGGACGATGCTGTGGCGGTGGCTACAGGCGGGGCTACGGCGGCTACCGTCGAGGCTACTGGGGTCGATGA